Within Sander lucioperca isolate FBNREF2018 chromosome 22, SLUC_FBN_1.2, whole genome shotgun sequence, the genomic segment GTGGACTCCGCTTCAGTGGTTACATCAGCGACCTTTGCCCCTCGCCTGGCTCTCTTGACGGGCTGAGCTTCAACAACTTTGCCTGAGAGATCCTCTTCAGTTTCGTTAGCATCCTTTGACACATTTTTGCTTTCAGTGTCGACTTGGActgcaagttttggtttcctaCCTCGAACTGCTTTTACAGGTGTTACTTTTGAAATGTCAAAGACTTCCAAATCTGCTTTCCACCTCACCGatcttttggacattttggtgTCTTCCATAACAGCATTGCTTGAATCTTCAGCAGGATTAGGCTGCTCTCCGGTCACTGTGGCATCATCTGCTGTGGGCTTTGCTGCTGCCCGTCTCCCTCTTTTGGCCGGCTCTACTGAAGTTGGCGCAGGCTCTGTGGATTCTGCACTGGACTCATCAAGGGGAGGAGCAGCACCTCGACGGGCTCTCTTGGCTGGAATGGCTTGTGAAACCTCATTTTTTACAGAAGTTTTCACCCCCCTTGCCCTGCTTGGTTTAATGACTGGAGTGTCTGGCTCAGCAATAGTCTTCTCTTCAGCCTCCAGCTCGCGGTCAGGTTTTTCCTCTGATACTACAGCGGTGACTCCAACCTCTTCAGTGACTTGTTTTCCTCTCCTACCCCTTTTGAGTTTGTCTGTGGAGTTGACGGCAGGGACCTCTTGGACCTCGGTGGACTCCGCAGGGGTTTCGAGCTCAGGGTCTTGTTTTGCTTTCCGCCCTCCTCTCCTGGGTTTTGCAGCCACTGTAGCCTGTTCGTCCATCGGCACTGGTTCAGCAACAAGTGGAGCTTCAGCCTTCTCTGGAATAACCATTTCAATGGCTTGGACTTCTCTCGGTTCTACGTCTTGCTCTGCCTTCCTGGTTCTCCGGAGTTTTTTAGCTGGCTCCTGGGATGTAGCAGTCTCAACGGAAGTGGACTctagcttttcttcttcctgtttagCATTTCTTCCCCTCTTAGCCCTGACTGGAGGCTGAGACTGCTGCTTGGTCTCCACGGCAACAACTGTGTCTTCCATCACCTCATTCCGTTCAACAGCATCAGGCtttgtctgtctccctctcctggATTTTCCAAGAGTAGGAATGGACTTTGGAGGTTGTGCATCTGCTGTAAGAGGCTCATTAATCACAACTTCATTTGTCTCTGGCTGAGGGGGATCAACAGGAGTTGGTTTAGTTTTTCTCCCTCTAACGGGCTTCAGGACAGCTTCCTCTGCAGGGGGGGCAGAATCATTTTCTTTCATTGGAGTCTGGTCACTCACAGCTTCAGTGGGAATCTCAGTCACCAGTGTTGTTTCCACAGCTTTCTCTGGTCCCATCTCAGGTTGATCATCAGAAGCCGTTTTGGCATTCCTTCCTCTTCTAGGCTTAAGGGCAACTTTGGGAGGCAGGGACGCACTTTTCTCCATTGTGAGCTCAACATCCTTGTCTTCTTGAGGCTTTGCATTTCTGCCTCTTGTTGTTTGTTTCACAGCAGGTGGTGCTGCAGCTTCAGTTTTcttccctcttcttcctctgacTGGAGCAAGGACGACAGGATCTTCAGACTGTTCGGCTGCCTCTCGTTTGTCCTCCGCTGTTTTTGCCCTTCGGCCTCGAACTGATTTCTTCTCATGCTCAGCTTCGGTGGCAGTTGTGTCTAATTCGGTGACTTTGCCAGTAGCAGTCTCCACTGTGGGTTGTTCTTGATTTTCATCACTTCCACTCAGCACCAGCTCCAGCTGGTCACTGCAGACCTCATTTGCATCTGCTTAGGAGAAAACAAAATAGAAACGTTAGCTTTTCATTTGAAGTTGTTGAACTACTAAATAACTGATCAGTTAAACTCCATACATGTAACTAATAAAAAAGATCTATTACAAGGGCCATTCATCAATGTTGTAAAAACACTGAGTTGCTTAAAGCACAGAGCAAGCAGTCAGCACTTGTTTGTTTAGAGCTAACTCAAAAGGTCTTGCTTTGGTTAATGGGGCATGCACAATGTTCAACTCCCCCAGGAATGGAAAACACATGTATCAAATTCCCTACATTTTACAAGTGATGCATGGGGTCAGAGGTAGCTTTATGTGATGCTGTTTAAACCAACAACATGACAGCAGTAACACAAACAAGGAAGATGACATACCATTAGCCTTGTCAGCTTGGGGAACACCGTCACTGTGAGTACTAGGCACATCTTCCTGCTCTGGCACTGGTGGATCAGGCTGTTTAGTTTTTCTCCCTCGCTTGGGCTTCAACACCGCCTTCTCCAGGGGTGCTGCACTGTCATGTGCTGCTTGGTCAACATCAACAGGTGGATTCTGTTCAATTTCAGGGGCAACCTCTTGGACCATCTCAGGTTGATCATCAGAAGCCGTTTTGGCATTCCTTCCTCTTCTAGGCTTAAGGGCAACTTTTGGAGGCAGGGACGCACTTTTCTCCATTGTGAGCTCAACATCCCTGTCTTCTTGAGGCTTTGCATTTCTGCCTCTTGTTTGTTTCACAGCAGGTGGTGCTGCAGCTTCAGTTTTcttccctcttcttcctctgacTGGAGCAAGGACGACAGGATCTTCAGACTGTTCGGCTGCCTGTCGTTTGTCCTCCGCTGTTTTTGCCCTTCTGCCTCGAATTGATTTCTTCTCATGCTCAGCTTCGGTGGCAGTTGTGTCCATTTCTGTGACTTTGCCAGTAGCAGTCTCCACTGTGGGTTGTTCTTCAGGTAAAATCTCATCTACCGTGTCCACTGTGGGTTGTTCTCCAGATATTTTCTCATCTGCTGCATCTACTGTGGGTTGTTCTTCAGGTAAAATCTCATCTACCGTGTCCACTGTGGGTTGTTCTCCAGATATTTTCTCATCTGCTGCATCTACTGTGGGTTGTTCTACAGGTAAAATCTCATCTGCTGCGTCTATTGTGGGTTGTTCTTCAGGTAAAATCTCATCTACTGTGTCCACTGTGGGTTGTTCTCCAGATATTTTCTCATCTGCTGCGTCTACTGTGGGTTGTTCTACAGGTAAAATCTCATCTACTGCGTCCACTGTGGGTTGTTCTTCAGGTAGAATCTCATCTACTGCGTCCACTGTGGGTTGTTCTCCAGATATTTTCTCATCTGCTGCATCTACTGTGGGTTGTTCTTCAGGTAAAATCTCATCTACCGCGTCCACTGTGGGTTGCTCTTCAGATATATTCTCATCTACAGCTGCTTGAGAGATCGTTTCCACGGCATCTGATGATTCATTATCATTGTGTCCACTTGGCACCTCCTCCATGTGGTCATCAACGACAACTTCATTTGCATCTGCTTCTAAAAAACAAAGCAATATATAGATACACACAATGGAAAAATACAAGAGAAATATTTGCACCAGGTTTCATGCTTTGACAATAGGATTCCATAGCAAGTACGTTTTGTGCAATGGTTCAGTCAGACAGTGTCCTCAGTGACATTCACGTTGAAGGAGGAGCAAGCAGCAAACGGATTCATATGCCATTTGAAAAGCTACGTGATCAGACGAAGGTGTAAATATTCAATGAAAATCAAACGTATTGTGCCTTTCTGATGCTTGGCCGTTTTTCAATGTCTACATGGAAATATTTTTTTGGTAGACCGTGTAAATTCAGCTTCTGATCATATAGCTTTAGAACCTGGTCGCTACTTGCTTCTCCTACAACATGTCAATGTAATTGAGGACACTCATCCCCTTAATGGGACACATTTGTGTCTTATCCACATTTAATGTGTATTAAGCCGTTTTGTCCCTCAATTCCCTGAAGAAGACTCATCATGGCAaaacttttgtaaaaaaaaaaattttttttgcaTCATGGCTTCTGTACTTTTGTCACAATGCGCCCCTTTTCCAACACTGGCGTGCGTTCCTCTCTCTCATttattatacatattatatataacattttcaaatttaACAACAAACTAACCTTTTGCTACATCTTCATCACAATCTGGAGCCGTTTGATCCTCAacctgttaaaaaaataaataatcaaacaCAATTTAGAGAATGAGCACTCACTTTGAAATAAAGCAAGTAAGCAGCACAGACGTCTCGTAGTGAAATTAGTCAAATGTCATATTGTCAAAGTGTGGCTACACAGGTTCTGATATCTACAAACTTAAAATAAGCCTAAATGTTTATACTAGTGTTATATGATCAATGAAATGCTGAACTGCAAATACAGCTTGTTCAACTCAGTACCTGACACTCAAGTTTAAGCTCTTAACCAAAATCTCTTTTTCATATTCAAATCAAATAACTATGTCATGTGAAATAGTTGCTAATATTTACAATCCCTTTTATTTTGCATTGTTCTGGTTATTACCTCATTTGTCTCCAGTTGTCCTGTGGGTTCAGCCAGTGGCTCCTCCATGAGCTCCTGAAGTCCCCCAAAGTCTTCCTCTGGGGCACTATGGCTCTGCCTCGGTGTTTTCACAAGCCTCTTGATACCAGAGTTCTCCTCAACAGGTTTGGCCTTTTCTCTGGGAGGTACCAATGAGGAGCTTTTTACGTTTGGGGTTTTCATGTCTGTCATTTCAGATAGGTCTTCAGATTCTTGCATGTGTGCTGGCGTCTCCACAGTCTGCTCAACACCGTCCAAACTCGCATCACCAGCCTCTAGAGCTTTGGGAGTTTGCAGAAGTTTTCCATGAACATCTTCAAGAGGTTCAGCCTCCTGTTGTGGGGTCTTACAAATACTCTTAACACCGCTGAGGCACTGTTGTTGTTCAGGCTTCTGTTTGGGAGTTGTCAGAAGCTCCACTCTGATGTCCTCTACAGGCTCGGTCTCCTGTCTCGGAGTCGTCATCATCCTCTTGACTCCGGTGAGACACTCTTGTTGTTCGGGTTTCTGCTTAGGAGTCTTCAAAATCTTCCCCCTGATGTCCTCAACAGGCTCGGCTTTCTGTCTTGGCGTCTTCATGATCCTCTTGACTCCGGTGAGACACTCTGGCACGTCTGGCTTCTGTTTGGGAGTTGTTACAGAGGTCGTCTTCAAATCTGCGCACTGCTGTTCGCTAAAATCGTCGGAGTGAATCTCAAAGGCAGGGGTGTCACTGACGATGCTAGATTCTTGGTCATCATTAAGGAGGCGTTGGACTGCTTCAGTGTTGTATCTACTGTCTTTTACGGTAGACGAAACACTCAGTGGAGACACCATCATTTCACCTGTGAAAATAAGTCACATTTAATTACATAACAGGTCCAGAAAAACCTCAGTCTTAGTGATTACGCAGACTGCAAATGTCATGCTTTGGTTGTTTGCTAACAAACAATACCACCACACACACTTTACCTGGCTCCTCCGGTGTGTTCAACACCGATGGTTCTACCATGGATGTGGCTAGACCTCCCACTGGTGTCTTTGTGGCATCGTTCTCACCAATTACTGATCTCCTCTTCCTTTCATTTGCAGGGGTTTTTAACATTTCTGAAATTcctgaaaaaacaacacacaataTAAGCAGGTAAAATATTGAAGTCCAAATTGCATTCCCAAGAACAAGTGTTCCCATTTGTTAAGATAGAAAAGAGGTAATTACCACTCAGGTCCTCATCCATTTTCATGTTCTTTTTCAGGAGTGAAATATTGGTGACCAGTCTTGGCGCAGCACCAGTTGGATGTAAAGCCTTTTGCTTGTGAGCTCTGCCCACAACAATGGTAACAGGTGAGTCTGCATGTCCAGTGCTGACATGGTCTTTGAGTTTTCTTGCAGGGGTCTGAAAGATTGAGAAAAACAGTGACtggagtgttgtttttttttttttttttttttttttaaaaaggtaatGCTAACATCACAAATGTGTAAATTTGAGGTGCAATAAGATTGGGTctattgcagtgtgtgtgtgtgtgtgtatatatatatatatatatatatatatatatatatatatatatatatttttttttttttttaagcccttTGATTATAATAATAGGTCCAACAAGGTAAGGTCGttgcaagataaaaaaaatctgttacaaTGACGTAAATGTACCCTGTGATCGTTATAGTATCTTACTTTACCTGTGGTTTGGACACAGTCttctttgttgcctttttggTGACCATTTTTTTAGCCGGAATAGCAACTTGAGGCTTAGCTGGCCCAAATCTCACAATGTCTGCCCAGGAATTTTTGACTgaagtgaaacaaaaaaaataattaaaaacaagcGAGGGCCCCAAGCAAACTCCTGAGCATCAAAAACAGAACTTATTCTATGGTAACCAAATGTTAATGTCATTATTGAGGAGTGTGCACGTGTGAaaatctttaaagtgctcatattatgccaatttccaggttcataattgtatttagaagttgtaccagaatatatttatgtggtttaattttcagaaaacatttgtcatactgcacattgcagctcctcttttcaccctgtgtgttgagctctctgttttagctacagagtgagacatcacacttctgtaccatctttgttgggagtcacacatgcgcagtacctagttAAGGACTAGtagctagtcagaagcagagtatgaggctGCTCgattctgaaaaaaaatcataatcacatcATTTTGGTCAACATTGAAATCCTGATTACACATtgcatgttgcatttattgaacttgaaaaaagtgaaacagatcaacagtgaaaacccctagaactgtgaaatttcccttaatacttttgccgtttgaactttttttttttttttttttttttaaattcagaacacaagataaaataagagtttagctcaaaacttaatgtgcaaaataatcattTCTCAATTACTGTTTTTGGGATCGTTAGGAGCTGAAATCGTAACTGTGATTAaaatttcgattaattgcacagccctagtagggcgtgctacgctagcagctaggcgagcattataacgtgttacaaagtgacgcacgttcgtctctgaagtaaaggctggactacaacagagcagtttggagcagtttgtgaacagtgttttctgttggagatggtaagtccctttggggtggactttgggctttttcactttgtaaacctataatgtgcacaaaaaagatatataacacaataaaggaaagggaaaaagccaaaaagcataatatgagcactttaacataaTAGTTCAATGGCTTTCAGCTTTGCTCTTTCACTTGATTAACTCCAAACAAAGACCAGATTTCAACATAAGAGATATACAATACATTTCAGGGTCTAACGTACCTTTCAGAGATGCCCGTGAAATGCCACTTCTTCTGCGCATTACTTTTACAGCACTCTTTGCTGTACTTGGAGTCTCCCGGGACATGCTCTTCCTCCTCAGGGGTACTTTAGGAGTTACAGTGACTAAAGGCACCTGATCAGTTACGGCATCTTCTGCAACTGGAGATGGTGTGCTGATGTGTGACACAGAGAAGCGCCCCTGTATTAAGGGGGTCTGGACTCCTGGTGTTACACCAACAGTGGGAGACCTTCCTCTTGCAGGAGATGGACTCTTGGATTTTGGTGACTTCTTTGCAGGAGGCGCAGCTTTGGGAGAGGGGGTCATGGCTTTTGGTGACTTCTTTGATGACTTAGGTGACGGAGTCCTCATTTTTGCAGGACTTCGCACATTAGGGCTATCTGGATGCTCTTCTTCAAACTCCTACGGAAAAGATCATCCATTTTAAATATGAGGGACAATAATTATTAATGATAGGTCACACTACTTCAGTCCTCATCCTCCACTTCAGTCTTACCTGTCGCAAACCAATGGCTGATGCTCGTCTGAGGAGTGACTGCTTGGGTTTAGAGACACACAAGCTTCTCCGCGGAGTGGCCCCCTTGCATAACGGAGAGTCAGGAGGCAGACGTTTGTCAAACAACTCAGGACACAGGTAACCTCCAAAGGAAACCCGTTTCCTTTTCATCTGTGGTGTGGGCGAGTCGGCCGCCACCTCTCCATATTTGCGTTTTTTGGACGcctctttgaaatgaaaacatgaCTGCACGTCAGTAACAACCAAACATAGGTCAACATAACATGCGTGAATAATTACGGTTATTCGGTTAACACTCCTAACAAATACAAAGACACAATGTAGTATTAAAACATGTATTACCTTTCCCAGAGTTCCTTGGTGATGACCTTCTAAGACCATCCGTTTTGGTAGGAGTCACTGCTTGCTCTTCTTGTTCCTCCGTGGTCACGGCAGGTTCGGCCTCCTTGCTTCTCCGCCTCACGGGCGATTTGGGCTCAACCTCACACGCGCTGAACCTCTGGGGGGGTGTACGGCTTCTCTTCTGGGGTGAAGTTGCTTCAGAGTTGGCAGCATTTTCAGCTTCTCCAACTGAAGGTCTGGCCATCTCAGCAGAAGGAACCTGGAAGGACCTCCTCTGCTTCTTCACAGACTTTGGGGTCCCGTTACTTACATTTTCAGCCTCCCCCTTAGTTTCGTCAGCTACAGGAGAGACTTTAGCTTCCTCCTTCTTTGGAGTGCTTTTGTCTTCTGTTGAAAGGACAGGTTTTCCATCATTTTTCCTCACTGAACCCGGTTTTGGAGTGCAAAACCTTGAGGTAGGTGTTTGAAGCACACTGGCAGAAGACTTCCGAGGGGTCTTGACATCCAGAGACTTTTTGATCATTTGATACAGATCGTTGAAGGGGGAGGCGGTCTTGCTTTGCAGCAGGCCATCGCCCTCCTTGGTCTCCACCTCCACAGTTTTCTCCAGGGGTCGCTGGATGTTGTCATGGTTAGTTCCATCTTTCAGATGAGGGtctaaaaatgtacaaaaaaataaataaatttggcATTAAGAGGCTTGTACAATTGATAGcataaatacaattaaaacaaGTGTTAGACTAGAGAGCGGAGAAAAACTACAGACACTAAATTAGAGCTTTGATTgggcccaaaaaaaatcttgcctgaccctacccgagcccgtgcacgttgcgtccgagcccggcccaacACATTAACTGCAATTACAAGCCCGATTTAAAGCAGAGAATTTTTTAAATACGCTATAACTGACGTTCTAaactacaattctgagttgtttgaactacagaaatctgtttagaatcaTCTTAATGAATACCGGTAATGCAagaaggacgaagcatgtaaactgcgctgtttgtttattcagaatggaatggatcgcaaatggatccgaatgaagaaacttaaaaaaaaaaaaaaaaaaaaacttgaccctagctccctcagccgaatagtgtgggtaacagatcaaggcaacaacataatcaaagccctggaccatataggagactttcttgtctcgatcacctaattggccgacaacagtgctgcagatgggggagacgcgatgtagcacagtttacctcacactcaagtcagtgcaggacatagcCTACACCCAGAGCTGCGGGAGAAGCATAGCTtgctccccaccgaataaggctaataaagtaatgatttaaaaaaaaaaaaaaattcttgttgAAGGGCCCGGCACGATCATAGCAGCATAAAATGTCGGCCCGgccagagaatctaaactctacactAAATCCCTTTCAACGGAACAGATGGGGGACAGGGAGTTAGAGTGGGGgtgcaaaaacatgttttactgaTCTGTGAAATGATTTATAGAGCTAGAAATGAAGCAGATATGAAATGAATATGAAAGATAGCAATCTCAAATTGCCAATTCAAAAGAACCCCCATCACACAAACTCACCGGCGGTAACTTCAGAGAtccttttttctcctgtttcGGTGGCGACAGTGGCCCCCACTTGCTGATCTTGAAGAACCTAGACGTGAAGCACTTTCATTAAAACATTTCTAAGATAATCAAATTCATTAGAGCAGTGTAGGCAAATTCAAGACATTGGGAAGGCTGCAATGCGCGAGGGATAAATAAGAAATGATGAGTAAATTACTTTGAGGGTTTCAGTTTTGCCTCCTTTGGAAGACCTCTTCTTTGGTGTGGGTGGTGGAGGGTACTCAAACCTGAAATGACAATTAACAAAATGTAAGTAAGACCTCATTTACATCCGCCAATAAAAATGGTAATGAAAAACTTCCATTGCATCCGGTATATGTGCCCTTTAAATGCATTATGCTGGTACTTAGAGTAGATTTCACGTCCCTATTAATGTGCTCTAAAGCACAGGTAAATATGAGGAGAGGTGAGGCCCTTAATAAAAACACACGGCTCTTCAGAAACCTTTGGGTGATATCAAGGAGACTATGTCCATATCttgtacagtctatggtcaaaAGTGATGAATCCCTGGTGACTATGGAGGGCAAAAGTCTGAGGCAACAAAATGTTGCCTTCATACTCACCTAAAAGAACGGTCAATAACAGTTATCACATCTCCATGCTTCAAACGCTCAGACTGCCGCAAAGCCTCTCCGTTCACAAGAGTTGGAGTCACTGAGCTCAAATTTGTCAAAATGACCTGGTGAGAGAAAACATAATCACCTCAAACAGTCTGTTAAAGTAGCTCAAAGTAGAAAGCCAGTGTCAGCtagacttttacttttatcttgGACAAGATTTCCCACAGTGAATCCACAATGATTTAAGCAatgacactttttttcttttctttttaagtatCTACAAAATTAACATAGAAATGATCAAAACATGAATACATAATGTGACTATTCAATAACAATTCCTCATTATCCCAGATATTCATTAAGTTAAACCACTGACAAGTTAATGTGATCATGTTTAAAAGGTTTTGTTGTTACCTCTTTATTTTCATTCAAGTCAATTCTACAATGCTCCTTGGAGACTTGAGGAAGCTGAATACGAATATCGCAGTCAGGCCTCCTGTTAAGACCACAAAGAAACAAATGAGTCAACAAAAGAGACATGTTAGTTGGAATGTATCTAGGTTTacactactggtcaaaagtttggggtcactcagaaatttccattccactccattacagacagaataccagctgattgtttaaccagggcagcagttttcagattacattatgtgcttacataattgcagaagggttctccaatgttttctctttaaaatgatatcagattagtaaacagaatgtgcctttggaacattggatgaatggttgctgataatgggcaatgtagaaattgcattaaagatcagccacttctttctacaacagtcgagaacccttttgcaattatgtaagcacataatgtaa encodes:
- the mki67 gene encoding proliferation marker protein Ki-67 isoform X6, whose translation is MPLHGKIVVIKRSGGDGTEFPLISTCLIGRRPDCDIRIQLPQVSKEHCRIDLNENKEVILTNLSSVTPTLVNGEALRQSERLKHGDVITVIDRSFRFEYPPPPTPKKRSSKGGKTETLKVLQDQQVGATVATETGEKRISEVTADPHLKDGTNHDNIQRPLEKTVEVETKEGDGLLQSKTASPFNDLYQMIKKSLDVKTPRKSSASVLQTPTSRFCTPKPGSVRKNDGKPVLSTEDKSTPKKEEAKVSPVADETKGEAENVSNGTPKSVKKQRRSFQVPSAEMARPSVGEAENAANSEATSPQKRSRTPPQRFSACEVEPKSPVRRRSKEAEPAVTTEEQEEQAVTPTKTDGLRRSSPRNSGKEASKKRKYGEVAADSPTPQMKRKRVSFGGYLCPELFDKRLPPDSPLCKGATPRRSLCVSKPKQSLLRRASAIGLRQEFEEEHPDSPNVRSPAKMRTPSPKSSKKSPKAMTPSPKAAPPAKKSPKSKSPSPARGRSPTVGVTPGVQTPLIQGRFSVSHISTPSPVAEDAVTDQVPLVTVTPKVPLRRKSMSRETPSTAKSAVKVMRRRSGISRASLKVKNSWADIVRFGPAKPQVAIPAKKMVTKKATKKTVSKPQTPARKLKDHVSTGHADSPVTIVVGRAHKQKALHPTGAAPRLVTNISLLKKNMKMDEDLSGISEMLKTPANERKRRSVIGENDATKTPVGGLATSMVEPSVLNTPEEPGEMMVSPLSVSSTVKDSRYNTEAVQRLLNDDQESSIVSDTPAFEIHSDDFSEQQCADLKTTSVTTPKQKPDVPECLTGVKRIMKTPRQKAEPVEDIRGKILKTPKQKPEQQECLTGVKRMMTTPRQETEPVEDIRVELLTTPKQKPEQQQCLSGVKSICKTPQQEAEPLEDVHGKLLQTPKALEAGDASLDGVEQTVETPAHMQESEDLSEMTDMKTPNVKSSSLVPPREKAKPVEENSGIKRLVKTPRQSHSAPEEDFGGLQELMEEPLAEPTGQLETNEVEDQTAPDCDEDVAKEADANEVVVDDHMEEVPSGHNDNESSDAVETISQAAVDENISVETATGKVTEMDTTATEAEHEKKSIRGRRAKTAEDKRQAAEQSEDPVVLAPVRGRRGKKTEAAAPPAVKQTRGRNAKPQEDRDVELTMEKSASLPPKVALKPRRGRNAKTASDDQPEMVQEVAPEIEQNPPVDVDQAAHDSAAPLEKAVLKPKRGRKTKQPDPPVPEQEDVPSTHSDGVPQADKANADANEVCSDQLELVLSGSDENQEQPTVETATGKVTELDTTATEAEHEKKSVRGRRAKTAEDKREAAEQSEDPVVLAPVRGRRGKKTEAAAPPAVKQTTRGRNAKPQEDKDVELTMEKSASLPPKVALKPRRGRNAKTASDDQPEMGPEKAVETTLVTEIPTEAVSDQTPMKENDSAPPAEEAVLKPVRGRKTKPTPVDPPQPETNEVVINEPLTADAQPPKSIPTLGKSRRGRQTKPDAVERNEVMEDTVVAVETKQQSQPPVRAKRGRNAKQEEEKLESTSVETATSQEPAKKLRRTRKAEQDVEPREVQAIEMVIPEKAEAPLVAEPVPMDEQATVAAKPRRGGRKAKQDPELETPAESTEVQEVPAVNSTDKLKRGRRGKQVTEEVGVTAVVSEEKPDRELEAEEKTIAEPDTPVIKPSRARGVKTSVKNEVSQAIPAKRARRGAAPPLDESSAESTEPAPTSVEPAKRGRRAAAKPTADDATVTGEQPNPAEDSSNAVMEDTKMSKRSVRWKADLEVFDISKVTPVKAVRGRKPKLAVQVDTESKNVSKDANETEEDLSGKVVEAQPVKRARRGAKVADVTTEAESTPTVKSVEADTQPKTRRGRIAKK